The following proteins are encoded in a genomic region of Fodinicurvata sediminis DSM 21159:
- a CDS encoding RNA-directed DNA polymerase, with product MSSRRSSPQANFLYALIRSGYLPSEIPPIITTKYFSDYCKNNFKYLKKNRKSLLKKVTKYNTFTSPKPNYGRRNLALVHPLSQLNLSIVVTENRKNIKELIKKNNTSFYIFEEDINNNKAFKGLDFKGWKNRKNEIYSEYKYILKADISRFFYTAYTHSIPWAVIGKEKVKNYLCNNDRRLKKHWSSEIDNGLQLCQSRETFGIPVGPDLSRIIAEILMNGVENDKNFIEYANNKNIIRLVDDFLIGFNDKDSAENALTNLRKSLWDYNLQLNEDKTYITESKFLYRDEWELEFDLINVSNNIFYQEKEILHLIDKTLFLCEKYNTGAPAHWACRRLSKLNNFHNNFFIIIDGLLRLSRDYPSCTNHVAEFIINNKDICLSNDRHVEKIRSWIIYHLHQYFDQSKDFEISWVLFVSGSLNIKIRDIDINYYDVMPDPIIFTIFGLLRENHVLDIPLSKWKWRKELRKNGLYSEYWLPFYESVRRKWTSDQKLIQSVKYDPVFSKMLNNNVTFLDNEIFTAGRIDVVGRRYSKYKYHVFKQTKDDRYI from the coding sequence ATGTCATCGCGTCGATCATCACCCCAAGCAAATTTTCTTTATGCTCTAATAAGGAGTGGCTATCTACCCTCTGAAATACCTCCAATAATCACAACAAAATATTTTTCTGATTATTGCAAAAATAACTTTAAGTATTTAAAGAAGAATAGAAAATCGTTACTTAAGAAAGTTACAAAATATAATACATTTACATCACCAAAGCCTAATTACGGTAGAAGAAACTTAGCTTTAGTTCACCCTCTCTCTCAATTAAATTTATCCATAGTTGTTACGGAAAACAGAAAAAATATTAAAGAATTAATAAAAAAGAATAATACATCATTTTATATATTTGAAGAAGATATAAATAATAATAAGGCCTTTAAAGGACTTGATTTTAAAGGATGGAAGAATAGGAAGAATGAAATATATTCTGAGTACAAATACATATTAAAAGCAGACATATCTAGATTCTTCTATACAGCATATACCCACTCTATACCCTGGGCTGTCATAGGCAAAGAAAAAGTAAAAAACTATTTATGCAATAATGATAGAAGACTAAAAAAGCATTGGTCCAGCGAAATAGATAATGGACTTCAATTATGTCAATCACGAGAAACTTTTGGAATACCTGTAGGACCTGATTTATCACGTATAATCGCAGAAATACTAATGAATGGAGTTGAGAATGATAAAAATTTCATAGAATATGCTAATAATAAAAACATTATTAGACTAGTAGATGATTTTTTAATTGGTTTTAATGATAAAGATAGCGCTGAAAATGCTTTAACTAATTTACGAAAATCTTTATGGGATTATAACTTACAATTAAATGAAGATAAAACTTATATAACAGAATCAAAATTTTTGTATAGAGATGAGTGGGAATTAGAGTTTGATCTAATCAATGTATCTAATAATATATTTTATCAAGAAAAAGAAATTCTTCATTTAATAGATAAAACACTTTTTCTTTGTGAAAAATACAATACTGGTGCACCAGCACACTGGGCGTGTAGGAGATTATCAAAATTAAATAATTTTCATAATAATTTTTTTATAATAATAGATGGGTTATTACGGCTTTCACGCGATTATCCATCTTGTACTAATCATGTAGCTGAATTTATTATAAATAATAAAGATATATGCCTCTCAAACGATAGACACGTAGAGAAGATTAGAAGTTGGATTATTTACCATCTTCATCAATATTTTGATCAATCAAAGGATTTTGAAATCAGTTGGGTTCTATTTGTAAGCGGATCCCTAAACATTAAGATTCGAGATATTGATATAAATTATTACGATGTTATGCCTGATCCAATAATTTTTACTATTTTTGGGTTATTAAGAGAGAACCATGTATTAGACATACCACTATCAAAATGGAAATGGAGGAAAGAGCTAAGGAAGAATGGCTTATATAGCGAGTACTGGTTGCCATTTTATGAATCCGTAAGACGAAAATGGACATCAGATCAAAAATTGATTCAAAGCGTTAAATATGATCCTGTATTTAGTAAAATGCTTAATAATAATGTTACATTTTTAGATAATGAAATATTTACTGCTGGAAGAATAGATGTAGTAGGTAGGAGGTATAGTAAATATAAATACCATGTATTTAAACAAACAAAAGATGATAGGTATATATAA